One genomic window of Nicotiana sylvestris chromosome 10, ASM39365v2, whole genome shotgun sequence includes the following:
- the LOC138879736 gene encoding uncharacterized protein: MPVLSTDLVVHKLPIDPAFPPVKQKLRKFKIDMSVKIKEEITKQFDAKVIRVKRYPTWLANVVPVPKKDGKTRVCVDYHDLNKSSPKDNFPLPNIHILIDSCAKHEIGYNLKLNPAKCAFGVPSGKLLGFIVSRWGIELDPSKIKATQELPPPKNKTKVMSLLGRLNYISRFIAQLTTTCEPIFNLLKKDVAVNWTDEFQEAFDKIKEYLSNPLVLVLPEPRRPLILYLTVLDNSFGYVLGMHSGTKASCRYRNPGSLGLGRLRPSGALDSRIMGDAGLKAYTVSTMHIPRIYNEVVDALATLESMLHHPDRAYVDPLHIQVCDQHAYCNMVEEELDGEPWFHDIRDGGVLYKRTPDLGLLRCIDARQASTIMTESKITHCNSTPYHPKANGAVEPANKNIKKIVRKMMQGSRQWHKKLPFALLGYHTTVRTSVGATPYLFVYGPEAVIPVEVEITSLQIIAEAKIDDDEWVKTYVEKLRFRPNTDLQDSFMFVIQVCTERSLRKGILGNARFNHIENLHHSVLPVIIISAFVC, translated from the exons atgccagtcTTAAGTACCGATTTGGTAGTCCAcaaattgccaattgatccagcattccctcccgtcaagcagaagttgagaaagttcaaaatcgacatgagtgtgaagattaaagaagagatcACAAAGCAATTTGATGCAAAGGTAATTCGAGTCAAGcggtatcccacgtggttagccaatgttgtgcctgtgccaaagaaggatggtaagaccagagtatgtgttgattaccATGATCTCAATAAgtcaagtccaaaggacaacttcccattgccaaatatccacattttgattgatagttgtgccaaacatgagattgg gtacaatcttaaactcaaccctgcaaagtgtgcatttggtgtcccaTCTGGAAaacttttgggattcatagtcagccggtggggcattgaattggatccgtcaaagattaaagctacTCAGGAACTACctccgccaaagaacaagaccaaggtgatgagtttgttagggaggctaaactatatcagcaggtttatagctcagctcacaacaacttgtgagcccatcttcaacttgctaaaaaaggatgttgcggtcaattGGACCGATGAGTTCCAGGAAGCCTTCGATAagatcaaggagtatttgtcgaacccacttGTGTTGGTCCTACCAGAACCaagaagacctttgattctttatttgacagtcctggataactcatttggttatgtgttgg GAATGCATTCTGGGACTAAGGCTAGCTGTAGATATAggaatccaggaagtcttggtcttgggagactcagaccttCTGGTGCACTAGATTCAAGGATAATGGGAGACGCGGGACTTAAAGCTTATACtgtatcgacaat gcatattccaaggatctataatgaggttgtcgatgctttggctaccttggaatcaatgttacatcatccggacagagcttatgttgaccctttacATATTCAGGTctgcgatcagcatgcttactgtaacatggtggaagaagaacttgatggtgagccatggttccacgacatcagaga tggaggagttttgtacaaaaggactccagatcttggtttgttaagatgcatagatgctagacaagcatCAACAATCATGACTGAA TCTAAGATTACGCattgcaattccaccccataccaccccaaggcgaatggagcagttgagccagccaacaagaacataaagaagatagtTCGAAAAATGATGCagggttccaggcaatggcataaaAAGTTGCCCTTTGCACtgttgggttatcacactactgttcgcacttcagtaggggcaactccttatttgtttgtATATGGCCCAGAAGCAGTAATACCCGTGGAGGTTGAAATTACATCCCTTCAGATCATTGCTGAAGccaaaattgatgatgatgagtgggtcaaaacct ATGTAGAAAAGTTGAGATTTAGGCCTAATACAGATTTGCAAGATAGTTTTATGTTTGTAATCCAAGTATG TACTGAGAGGTCACTTCGGAAAGGGATTCTGGGAAATGCAAGATTTAATCATATTGAAAATCTTCACcattctgttttacctgttattatcATTTCTGCTTTTGTTTGTTAG
- the LOC138879738 gene encoding uncharacterized protein produces MDALTHHIQGDVPWCMLFADDIVLIDETRGGVNERHEVWRQALESKGFRLSSTKTEYLESKFGAEPTKAGVEVRLDSQVIPKSSSFKYLGSVIQGIGEIDEDVTHRIGVG; encoded by the coding sequence atggatgcactaactcatcatattcaaggagatgtgccatggtgcatgctatttgctgatgacatagttctaattgatgagacaagaggcggcgtcaatgAGAGGCAtgaggtttggagacaggcccttgagtctaaaggctTCAGGCTGAGCAGCACGAAGACAGAATACCTCGAGTCCAAATTTGGGGCCGAGCCGACGAAAGCGGGAGTGGAAGTAAGGctcgactctcaagtcattcctaaGAGtagtagtttcaagtaccttgggtcagttattcaggggatcggggagatcgacgaggatgtcacacaccgtataggggtggggtga